The following coding sequences are from one Mytilus trossulus isolate FHL-02 chromosome 8, PNRI_Mtr1.1.1.hap1, whole genome shotgun sequence window:
- the LOC134680856 gene encoding asparagine-rich protein-like isoform X2 — protein sequence MQGLFLSVCIVISSYLHTCISQRMRSCVLRPVEGDTTKYKVYLTSSRASGEFRCADGTHFNQEKCLCDWPPRNNNSDTLPTRPRPTTEPIYRPGNGNTRPLDPIRLPGEQRPGFRPFESTTRGPCLTSPDADRNYFSQYIHGYGTVRRRCPIGTLYNDRECGCIDLAPVTSIYCRPEIYLDFDSKPIIDNGGTNIPIGNNGHVDSVANAGRFNGIGQLTIWMYSNIDFGQKLTISLRFYDFPGGPDEQVLVSNCMDNELGAVEIALAPRNKEVIFRADTVSSGPAEIRLPYKDKAWKNVTYVYDGTALRAKVDDEEQAVAMKGHLDTRAGGFEIGMCNRRGYVGYIDDLKVHRCVNIDYVIGNGKGPLSPYDARDTNLDIGGP from the exons aTGCAGGGACTATTTTTATCTGTTTGTATTGTCATATCATCGTATTTACACACATGTATATCACAAAGAATGA GGAGTTGTGTATTACGTCCTGTAGAAGGGGATACAACAAAATACAAAGTTTATTTAACCTCATCACGTGCTTCCGGTGAATTTAGATGCGCTGATGGAACACATTTTAATCAGGAAAAATGTTTATGTGATTGGCCACCAAGAAATAATAACTCAG ACACTTTACCAACAAGACCTAGACCAACTACTGAACCTATCTATAGACCAGGAAATGGAAATACAAGACCGTTGGACCCAATAAGGCTTCCTGGAGAACAGAGACCTGGATTTCGACCATTTGAATCTACAACTAGAGGGC CTTGTTTAACGTCACCTGACGCCGACAGAAATTATTTCTCCCAATATATCCATGGATACGGTACAGTTAGACGACGTTGTCCAATCGGAACTCTTTACAATGACAGAGAATGTGGCTGTATTGATTTAGCACCTGTAACAAGTATTT ATTGCAGACCAGAAATATATTTAGACTTTGATAGTAAACCAATTATAGATAATGGCGGCACAAACATTCCCATTGGTAATAATGGTCACGTTGATTCCGTTGCTAACGCTGGTAGATTTAACGGTATCGGACAGTTAACAATATGGATGTATTCAAACATTGACTTTGgacaaaaattgacaattagTTTGCGTTTCTACGATTTCCCAGGAGGCCCTGATGAACAAGTTTTAGTTTCTAATTGTATGGATAATGAATTAGGTGCTGTTGAAATTGCATTAGCGCCAAGAAATAAAGAAGTTATTTTTAGAGCAGATACAGTTTCTAGTGGACCTGCGGAAATCCGATTACCATATAAG gATAAAGCATGGAAGAATGTAACATACGTATATGATGGAACAGCATTAAGGGCAAAGGTTGATGATGAAGAGCAGGCTGTTGCAATGAAAG GACATCTAGATACACGAGCAGGCGGATTCGAGATAGGGATGTGTAATAGACGAGGATACGTtggatatattgatgat tTGAAGGTCCATCGTTGTGTAAATATAGACTATGTTATTGGAAATGGAAAAGGACCACTTAGTCCATATGATGCTAGAGATACCAACCTAGATATTGGTGGACCTTGA
- the LOC134680856 gene encoding asparagine-rich protein-like isoform X1, whose amino-acid sequence MQGLFLSVCIVISSYLHTCISQRMRSCVLRPVEGDTTKYKVYLTSSRASGEFRCADGTHFNQEKCLCDWPPRNNNSATDTLPTRPRPTTEPIYRPGNGNTRPLDPIRLPGEQRPGFRPFESTTRGPCLTSPDADRNYFSQYIHGYGTVRRRCPIGTLYNDRECGCIDLAPVTSIYCRPEIYLDFDSKPIIDNGGTNIPIGNNGHVDSVANAGRFNGIGQLTIWMYSNIDFGQKLTISLRFYDFPGGPDEQVLVSNCMDNELGAVEIALAPRNKEVIFRADTVSSGPAEIRLPYKDKAWKNVTYVYDGTALRAKVDDEEQAVAMKGHLDTRAGGFEIGMCNRRGYVGYIDDLKVHRCVNIDYVIGNGKGPLSPYDARDTNLDIGGP is encoded by the exons aTGCAGGGACTATTTTTATCTGTTTGTATTGTCATATCATCGTATTTACACACATGTATATCACAAAGAATGA GGAGTTGTGTATTACGTCCTGTAGAAGGGGATACAACAAAATACAAAGTTTATTTAACCTCATCACGTGCTTCCGGTGAATTTAGATGCGCTGATGGAACACATTTTAATCAGGAAAAATGTTTATGTGATTGGCCACCAAGAAATAATAACTCAG CTACAGACACTTTACCAACAAGACCTAGACCAACTACTGAACCTATCTATAGACCAGGAAATGGAAATACAAGACCGTTGGACCCAATAAGGCTTCCTGGAGAACAGAGACCTGGATTTCGACCATTTGAATCTACAACTAGAGGGC CTTGTTTAACGTCACCTGACGCCGACAGAAATTATTTCTCCCAATATATCCATGGATACGGTACAGTTAGACGACGTTGTCCAATCGGAACTCTTTACAATGACAGAGAATGTGGCTGTATTGATTTAGCACCTGTAACAAGTATTT ATTGCAGACCAGAAATATATTTAGACTTTGATAGTAAACCAATTATAGATAATGGCGGCACAAACATTCCCATTGGTAATAATGGTCACGTTGATTCCGTTGCTAACGCTGGTAGATTTAACGGTATCGGACAGTTAACAATATGGATGTATTCAAACATTGACTTTGgacaaaaattgacaattagTTTGCGTTTCTACGATTTCCCAGGAGGCCCTGATGAACAAGTTTTAGTTTCTAATTGTATGGATAATGAATTAGGTGCTGTTGAAATTGCATTAGCGCCAAGAAATAAAGAAGTTATTTTTAGAGCAGATACAGTTTCTAGTGGACCTGCGGAAATCCGATTACCATATAAG gATAAAGCATGGAAGAATGTAACATACGTATATGATGGAACAGCATTAAGGGCAAAGGTTGATGATGAAGAGCAGGCTGTTGCAATGAAAG GACATCTAGATACACGAGCAGGCGGATTCGAGATAGGGATGTGTAATAGACGAGGATACGTtggatatattgatgat tTGAAGGTCCATCGTTGTGTAAATATAGACTATGTTATTGGAAATGGAAAAGGACCACTTAGTCCATATGATGCTAGAGATACCAACCTAGATATTGGTGGACCTTGA
- the LOC134680856 gene encoding asparagine-rich protein-like isoform X3: MQGLFLSVCIVISSYLHTCISQRMTTDTLPTRPRPTTEPIYRPGNGNTRPLDPIRLPGEQRPGFRPFESTTRGPCLTSPDADRNYFSQYIHGYGTVRRRCPIGTLYNDRECGCIDLAPVTSIYCRPEIYLDFDSKPIIDNGGTNIPIGNNGHVDSVANAGRFNGIGQLTIWMYSNIDFGQKLTISLRFYDFPGGPDEQVLVSNCMDNELGAVEIALAPRNKEVIFRADTVSSGPAEIRLPYKDKAWKNVTYVYDGTALRAKVDDEEQAVAMKGHLDTRAGGFEIGMCNRRGYVGYIDDLKVHRCVNIDYVIGNGKGPLSPYDARDTNLDIGGP; the protein is encoded by the exons aTGCAGGGACTATTTTTATCTGTTTGTATTGTCATATCATCGTATTTACACACATGTATATCACAAAGAATGA CTACAGACACTTTACCAACAAGACCTAGACCAACTACTGAACCTATCTATAGACCAGGAAATGGAAATACAAGACCGTTGGACCCAATAAGGCTTCCTGGAGAACAGAGACCTGGATTTCGACCATTTGAATCTACAACTAGAGGGC CTTGTTTAACGTCACCTGACGCCGACAGAAATTATTTCTCCCAATATATCCATGGATACGGTACAGTTAGACGACGTTGTCCAATCGGAACTCTTTACAATGACAGAGAATGTGGCTGTATTGATTTAGCACCTGTAACAAGTATTT ATTGCAGACCAGAAATATATTTAGACTTTGATAGTAAACCAATTATAGATAATGGCGGCACAAACATTCCCATTGGTAATAATGGTCACGTTGATTCCGTTGCTAACGCTGGTAGATTTAACGGTATCGGACAGTTAACAATATGGATGTATTCAAACATTGACTTTGgacaaaaattgacaattagTTTGCGTTTCTACGATTTCCCAGGAGGCCCTGATGAACAAGTTTTAGTTTCTAATTGTATGGATAATGAATTAGGTGCTGTTGAAATTGCATTAGCGCCAAGAAATAAAGAAGTTATTTTTAGAGCAGATACAGTTTCTAGTGGACCTGCGGAAATCCGATTACCATATAAG gATAAAGCATGGAAGAATGTAACATACGTATATGATGGAACAGCATTAAGGGCAAAGGTTGATGATGAAGAGCAGGCTGTTGCAATGAAAG GACATCTAGATACACGAGCAGGCGGATTCGAGATAGGGATGTGTAATAGACGAGGATACGTtggatatattgatgat tTGAAGGTCCATCGTTGTGTAAATATAGACTATGTTATTGGAAATGGAAAAGGACCACTTAGTCCATATGATGCTAGAGATACCAACCTAGATATTGGTGGACCTTGA